The Chlorocebus sabaeus isolate Y175 chromosome 20, mChlSab1.0.hap1, whole genome shotgun sequence genomic sequence AAGTCTTGTATATCCAGCTACCTactcagaatttccatttggacATTTAACAGGCATCTAAAACTTCACATGTGCCATATCAAACTCTTGTTTGCCTACCCTCTACCTCCTCCTCCATCTGTCTTCTTCAACTCAGTAAACTGCAGCTCCAATCACTCAGGTTTTTAGGACAGAAAATTATAATTATCCATGACTCCCCTTTCTTATCCCCATATCCATCCATTAGAAAGTTCTATTGACTTTGCCTTGGAAAAAAATGCCTAGAACCCGATAACTTCTCATTGCCTTCACCACCTTTGTCACTACCATCTCTCACCTGCGCTATTGCAGCAGCCACCTAACTAGTCTCCTTGCCTCTATCTTTGTCACCTATAATGTATTTTTCACAGGCTACTAAAGTGATGCTTTAAACACATAAGTCAGATCATGTTATTCCTCTGCTTGCCAATTGTCTCCCATAGttatttgaataaaatacaaagttcTTCCCAGGGCTCCCAAGACCCTATATGATGGTTCTTGGCTACCTTTTTAATGTCATCTCCCATCACTTTCCCCTGGCCTATTCCACACCTGTCACGCTAACCACCTCAAAGTTCTTGAACACTCCAAAGCTTTTGCACTAGAGGAGGGCCCTTCCCCAGATAGCCATATGGCTATCTCTTTCTTGAGATCTACTCAGTGTCACCTATCAGACAGGGGCTCCTGTGCCCCTATAAAACATCACTCCCTGATCTTTTACTCTCTATCCCCTTACCctgccttattattattttttccttctaggatCCGCTACCCTAAAATCTAAGAAGCATCAGAAGAAAGACtttgtctgctttgttcactgcCCTATCCCCAGTAAGTAGAACAGTGCGTGGTATACAGCAGACCTTCAATAAGTACATCAAATGAGTAAATGGGTagcaataaaaattaagtaattaaaaattatatccagcatttccttctttgtatttgGAGAAGAAAATTAGGAGCACAAAACAGTCTGATTTCTCAGGCCCGCATGACTCCATCTTTGTGAGATTGGTATGATGGTAGAGCAGAGTGTGGGCAAAAATTTAGAAACTCCAGAAAGTTGagagaaaatttagaaagaatgCTTCTGCTTTTCAAGGGGGGGGAGTTTGTGTCACCTCAAATTGAGAAATTGTTGTTGCTTATTTAAGCCATCCTTAACAGTACTGTCAACAACTAGTGTAGTTTAAAAAATGGCATttcatgcaaatcaaaaccacagtgagatactatctcatgccagttagaatggcgatcattaaaaagtcaggaaacaacagatgctggagaggctgtggagaaataggaacacttttacactgttggtgggagtgtaaattagttcaaccattgtggaagccagtgtggccattcctcaaggatctagaaccagaaacaccgtttgacccagcaatctcattactgggtatatacccaaaggattataaatcattctgctataaagacacatgcacatgttatgtttattgcagcactgttcacaatagcaaagacttggaaccaacccaaatgcccatcaatgataagactggataaagaaaacgtggcacatatgcaccatggaatactatgcagccataaaaaaggatgagttcatgtcctttgcagggacatggatgaagctagaaaccataattctcagcaaactaacacaggaacagaaagtcaaCACCTtgtgttctcactaataagtgggagctgaacagtgagaacacatggtcacagggaggggagcatcccACAGTAGGGcttgtcaggggttgggggctaggggagggatagcatcaggagaaatatcaaatgtaggtgacaggttgatgagtgcagtaaaccaccatgccaTGGcaggtgtatacctatgtaacaaacctgcatgttctgcacaggCATCCCAGAAATTAGAgtgtaataatgaaaaaatagcaTTTCAATAATCACTTGTTTTTCAAGACACCCATAATTAGAGTATGTTATATAGCAAGCATAGCAGtcaccttctttttattttttaactttttatttatttatttatttatttatttatttattattattattatactttaagttctaggatacatgtgcacaacgtgcaggtttgttacatatgtatacttgtgccatgttggtgtgcagcacccatcaactcgtcatttacatcaggcataACTCCAAAGCCATCCctatcccctcctccctccccataataggccccggtgtgtgatgttcccctttctgtgtccaagtgatctcattgttcaattcccacctctgagtgagaacatgtggtgtttggttttctgttcttgtgatagtttgctgagaatgatggtttccagctgcatccatgtccctacaaaggacacaaactcatccttttttatggctgcatagtattccatggtgtatatgtgccacattttctttctttttttttttttttctgtcaagctGTTCTTTATTTCAGGGAGAAGCCGGGGGAGGGGCTCAGTCTTTCTTGGCAGCAGCTTTCCTCATAGCGGCCAATACGTTGCTCAGCTCCTCCCGCTTCCTCTTGGCGCGGATGTGCGTCCCCACCCTTTTCTTGATAAACTTGAGGACCCGTTTGTCCTTGGAGACCTTCAGTAACTCCATGGCGCGCCGCTCGTATGGGGCAAAGCCAGACACCTCCCGAATAATGTCCCGCATGAACTTGGTTTGTTTCGTCAGACGCCTGCAGCGGCGGCTGTGCCTGGGCTTGCTCACATTCTTGGTCACCTTGTGGCCCTTGTTGAGGCCCACGGCCATAGGGTAGCGTAGAGCCATGGCTGCTGCTCTCCAGTGGCGGCCCTGGCGGAAGgggtgtcacattttcttaatccagtctgtcactgatggacatttgggttgattccaagtctttggtgctgtgaatagtgcagcaataaacatacttgtgcatgtatctttatagcagcacgatttataatcctttgggtatatccccagtaatgggatggctgggtcatatggtatttctagctctagatccttgaggaatcgccatactgttttccacaatggttgaactagtttacaatcccaccaacagtgtaaaagtgttcctatttctccacatcctctccagtaccttttgtttcctgactttttaatgattgccattctaactgttgtgaagtggtatctcattgtggttttgatttgcatttctctgatggccagtgatgatgagcattttttcatgtgtctgttggctgtatgaatgtcttttgagaaatgtctgttcatatcctttgcccactttttgatggggttgtttgtttttttcttgtaaatttgtttgagttctttgtaggttctggatattagccctttgtcagatgagtagattgcaaaaattttctcccattctgtaggttgcctggtcactctgatggtaatttcttttgctgtgcagaagctctttagtttaattagatgtctattaggtctgcttggtgcagagctgagttgaagtcctggatatccttgttaaatttctgtcttgtggatctgtctaatgttgacagtggggtgttgaagtctcctattattattgtatgggagtctaagtctctttgtaagtctctaaggacttgctttatgaatctgggcgctcctgtattgggtgcatatatatttaggataattagctcttcctgttgaattgatccctttaccaatatgtaatggccttctttgtctcttttgatctttgatggtttaaagtctgttttatcagagactaggatgcaacccctgcttttttttttgttctctgtttgcttggtagatcttcctccatccctttattttgagcctgtgtgtgtctctgaatgtgagatgggtctcctgaatatagcaaactgatgggtcttgactctttatccaatttgccagtctgtgtcttttaattggaccatttagtccatttacatttaaggttaatattgttatgtgtgaacttgatcctgttatTGTGATATTAGcttgttattttgctcattagttgatgcagtttcttcctaacatcaatggtctttacattttggcatgttcttgcaatggctggtaccgcttgttcctttccatttttagtgcttccttcaggatctcttgtaaggcaggcctggtggtgacaaaatctctaagcatttgcttgtctgcaaaggattttatttctccttcacttaggaaactcagtttggctggatatgaaattctgggttgaaattcttttctttaagaatgttgaatactggcccctgctctcttctggcttgtagagtttctgccaagagatctgctgttagtctgatgggcttccctttgtgggtaacccgatctttctctctggctgcccttaacattttttccttcatttcaactttggtgaatctgataattatgtgtcttggagttgctcttctggaggagtatctttgtggcgttctctgtatttcccgaatttgaatgttggcctgccttactaggttggggaagttctcctggatgatatcctgaagagtgtttttcaacttggttcaattttcccctcactttcagaCACCTCAAttagacgtagatttggtctttttacataatcccatacttcttgaaggctttgttcatttctttttcctcttttttctctagacttctcttcttgcttcatttcattcatttgatcttcaatcgctgatactctttcttccagttgatcaagtcggttactgaagcttgtgcatctgtcacgtatttctcgtgtcatggttttatctctgtcagttcgtttatggccttctctgcattgattattatAGTTACCCATTCTTCCAttcatttttcaagatttttagtttctttgcgctgggtacatagttcctcctttatctctgagaagtttgatggactgaagccttcttctatcaactcgtcaaagtcattcgccatccagctttgatccattgctggcaatgagctgcattcctttggagggggagatgtgctcttattttttgaatttccagcttttctgccctgctttttccccatctttgtggttttatctgcctctggtctttgatgatggtgacgtactgatggggttttggtgtgggtgtcctttctgtttgttagttttccttctaacagtcaggaccctcagctgtaggtctgttggagattgcttgaggtccacccCAGatcctgtttgtctgggtatcagcagcggaggctgcagaagatagaatattgctgaacagtgagtgttcctgtctgattcttgctttggaagcttcatctcaggggtgtaccccaccatgtgaggtgtggggtgttggtctgcacctagtgggggatgtctcccagttaggctactcaggagtcagggacccacttgagcaggcagtctgtccattctcagatctcaacctccgtgttgggagatccactgctctcttcaaagctgtcagacagggtcatttatatctgcagaggtttctgctgctttttgtttagcaatgccctgtccccagaggtggagtctacagagacaggcaggcctccttgagccgctgtgggctccacccaggaCCCAGTTCGAGCtacctggtggctttgtttacctacttaagcctcagcaatggtgggcacccctcacccagcctcactgctgccttgcagttagatctcagactgctgtgctagcaatgagggaggctccgtgggcatgggaccctcccggccaggtgtgggatataatctcctggtgtgccgtttgctaagacccttggtaacgtacagtattagggtgggagttacccgattttccaggtgttgtgtgtctcagtttcccttggctaggaaaagggattcccttcccctttgcgcTTCCCaagtgaggcgatgcctcaccctgcttcagctttccctggtcaggctgcagcagctgaccagcactgattggctggcactccccagtgagatgaaccccatacctcagttgaaaatgcagaaatcacccatcttctgtgtcgcttgtgctgggagctggagactggagctgttcctatttggccatcttgccctggggattctattttttaacttttaagttcagggatgcaaatgcagatttgttacataggtaaacttgtgtaatAGCTGCATGTGTAATAGCTGCACatgtagtattctgtggtgtatgtgtaccacattttctttacctattgatgggcatttaggttgattccatgtctttgctattgtgaacagtgtgcAGCCACCTTCTTATGAACGTGATTTTGCACTCAATTATCATCTAAAATTATTCTTTAGGCTAGATGcatcatatctgtaatcccagcactttggagaggctgaggcaggaggattgct encodes the following:
- the LOC103223711 gene encoding large ribosomal subunit protein eL36-like; translated protein: MALRYPMAVGLNKGHKVTKNVSKPRHSRRCRRLTKQTKFMRDIIREVSGFAPYERRAMELLKVSKDKRVLKFIKKRVGTHIRAKRKREELSNVLAAMRKAAAKKD